The nucleotide window TAGCGAGATCCTCAGGAATgcatatgcacattaaagtttgaaaagtGCTGACCTGTGCTATACCACGCTGCCTGCCTACCTCCCTACTTTTGTTGGTGGTGGCCGTAGCCACTTCTCTGGCATGGTTGGGGTTAGTTTTTTGTTTGAAGACTTTAAAAAGAGTATGATACAAAGGCCTATAATAGAGGGGCTCTCAAAATACACTCTAGAGACCTAATGGTGCTTAAGAACATAGAGGACAGCTTCTCAGGAAGAGCTGGCCTCTGCGTTGCTTCCCAGGGATAAGGGGAGAGGTGTAACTTCTTCCCAAAAGTCCTATATCCCTATGTGGCCTCGTCCTAGGCCTTATTTTGTATTGTTAACCTGTCTTATATCCTCAGGTTACATTAAAATTCTTTGAAGTTCTTattcacatttatattttcaaaaggcCTAGTAAATGACCTGCATTATTGGAGGCCCAGTAAATAACTCTCCGATAGAGTGGCCAGACTGTGGTCACACTTCAGCTACCTACAGCTTGCTGTGGCCTATGGACAGGTGGGGACCTCACGCAGCTGTGTACAAGGGCAGCCTCTAGCCCGTCCGTCAGCTCCCTTTGGCCCAGCCTTGTCCCCAGAACCGTGGAAGTGACACACTGACTTGGGGAGTCTGGGAGCTGTAAATCTCATGAGGGTTAGCCTTCCTTATGTCTCCTTTTACCTTCCTAGTTCTCCCTTCTCAGGACCCTGTTCTTCCTCCAGAGAGATGcccaggagaaaagggaacagccAGCTTATCCCTGAAAGCCAGGCCccaggtgagttggggttctctTGATGTTTCCTCAATTGCCTGAACTATGGCTAGTTTTGCCTCCTTTTCTCTGGAGCTTCCTGGTTTGCCAAAGGGAACTGACCCCAATTCCTGCTCTGCAGGAGGCCGAGCCCATCAAGGCTTTTGCTGGCCTCCTTGCCCCTTGTCCAGGGCCCTCTCCTCTCTGCTCAGCGTGCACTCACTCAGATCCTTTGGTTTATTTCTGTAACGGGCACTGTGGTGAGTACCAAGTAATGCGAGAGCACCCTGGCCCTGAAGGAGATGTCACAGCCACGGAGGGGAGGGGACTCTCGCACCCGGGATGCAGCCCCAATCACAGTAAAGGTGTGCGTGGTTTGATGGCAGATGGAATGGCATAGACAGGCCTTTCCATCAGAGTTTGGGAAAAGGAGAACCAGCCTGTGCTGGAGAGGCTGGGGAAGGTGCATGGAGAAGGGGGGACAAGGAGGTTCTGAGGGTTCGGACAGGTGAGGAGGTCATTTGAGGCTGGACCCCCGTGCACATGTTATCTTCCCGGATTAGTGTGGCAACACACTTAACTTCCCTGCTTCCGGCTGCGTGACCTTGGATGAATCACCTAAGCTCTCAATGCCCTGGTTTTgccaactgtaaaatgaggatgataatgatgaaaataataaaagctattatTTGCTGAAAACCAAATAGGTATCAGGAACTATTCTACACAGTTTATTTATACTAattaatttcatctttaaaacagtCCCATTTTGAAGAATggcagctgaggcacagagaggtaacctgaggaaaccaaggcacagagagataaAGTAACGTGGTCCTGGTTATCTAGCTAATGGCGGGGGAGCCAGTTTCAGATCTGGGTTGTCTGGCTCCAGACTCAACCACTCAGTAACACATGCACCTCATGTAGCTCTTGGAGTCTCTGGCACATGGAGTTGCCTAGTCCTCGTCAGCTTCAGTTGCGATGGGGATGCAGGCGTTAATGGTGACTGACTGTAGAGGTGGATTCAGGTTTGGCTGTAGGAGGCTGGATGTGGAGGGAGAGCCAAGTGGAGGGCCGTGAATGCCAGCCTGCATCGTTTCCTAGCATCCAAGATGGTGGTTTGGTGGGATTCTGGCTTGAAAATAGACATTCATAATTAGTTTTCTAGTCAGTAGGGGAAACCCTCACCAATAAGGAATTGTCTCAAGGAATTAGTAGAGTAATAAAGAGCTTAAACCTCTTTGGCCTTGATGTACACCATTCAGAGGTATATCAGAGAGCTTCGTCTAGTTATGCTGTGGTAGCAACAGCAGCTCTCACTGGCTCACGGTAACGAAGTGTGTTTCTTCTATACGTTACCTGTCGTTAGGGGGCTGGCCGTGACTCTGCTCCATCCATACCCTCTTCACTCTGGGATTCAGGCTGAAGGATCAGCCCTCCTCTGGGGTGTGCCGTTCTCGTGGCTGGGGGAAGGTGCAGTGTGAGGCTCAGGAGCCGGCTCTCCAGGCTTCTGCTGAGAACTGGCATGTGCTGCTTCTGCTCACAACCCATTGGCCAGAGCAGGTCACGTGGCCATGCCTAATGTCCGTGAGGTGGGAAGTATAAGCCTCCCATAGTAAGGggcccagagggaggggcagTAAACATTCTGAACAAACAATTACACTGTCTGTTCTCTTGCTCACAGATGTTCACGTCCCTCCCTCCTGCACACAAAATCTCTCCCCAGGGGAGATATAACCCCAAAGCCTCATTCAGTCAGAGCATGAGGATTGAAGTCCTGGATGGTGTGATGTTTTGGACATCAGGTCTGGATATTTCTCCTCTGGATATGGAGATCTCTGAAAAAAGAATCCATATACCCCACATACAGTGGAACAGTGGGGCTGGATAACCACAATAAACACCGCTGTTCAGAAAGGGGAACCATGGGAGGAGCCCAGCAGTCCCTGGTCTGGAACAGTTAGGAAATTCCACCGGGCAgagtatgcatatggctgattcactttgttgtgcaacagcaACTAACACAgaattgtgaagcagttatactccgataaagatctcttaaaaaaaaaaattccactgggCAGACTTGGTGAGGACCTTGGCCTCGGGAGTGGGGAAGTCTTTTGGTTATATGCAGTGGCTCTGCTCCCTGGGTACAGCTCCCCAGTCCAGTGTTCTCCCTGGCTCTTGGCTCTGCCCTCCAGAAGTTCCTTCCTTTTGCAGTATCCCCCTTGGTCACATATGAAGATGATGTTGGAGGATAAACTCTTTTCAGGGCTAAGCAGCTTTTTCATTCTGCCTGAGTAGGTTGAGGGCCCAAGGATTGTTTCAAGTCATGAACATTCAGTGTAACTCTCAAAAACTCGATCAGCTTTTTGTGTACTTCCTTCCATTAGCTCCCTGTGTCAATAGCTTTTTCCCACAGTTCTTGTTGAAATATGCCCCTCTCTTTAGACTTAATTGTGGAGCTTTTGGGGTTTCCTTGGGAAAACCATACTTTTAGTCACTCTGAACAGATTGGTCCCACTGAAAGGATTTACTGGGAGCCATCTGAAATTAATAAGAGGTTTAAACAAAAGGTTTGACAGTCACACCCATGATTTGGTCCTTGCCATTAGGCTGAGTTTTAATCAGCCTCTGTCATGCAAAAGccatatttattttgtctttgaccAGCTGGAAACGAGAACTGGTTAACTCTCCAACCCTGCAAGTCCTGGAGTTTCTGGACACTTTCTTTggccttccatttttattttgcaaatcaGCAAACTCTTGAGctcattttttttggttttcctgtAATACTGTCAAGTGACAGTGCCAATGACAACCAACTCATACTACTGATATTATGTTTCCCTCCTCTTTTTGTAACATCACAAGCTCATGCTTGCACTGTTCGTCTTTCAAGTTACGGCAGCAACAGCTTTACCCCACAGTTCAGCACCAAATCACATGGGTTGCCATCTTGCCAGTAAGTTTCCTCACTGCCTGGCCCTGAAGACAGTGTCACGTATTTTAGGCTTTTTGTCGTGGCAGAACCCTACTTGGAGTACCAGCTTTTTTAATGAGTCCGTTTAGGCTAGTTATGCTGTGATAACAACAGCAAACCCTGAGAGACTTACACCAGCAATGGTTTATTTCTTGTCCACATTACACACAAGCTGTGGTTTTGCCCCACATCTTCACTCTGGGATCGTTTGCTGTTCTcaaagcagaggaaaaagaagcaaTTGCAGAACCTCCACTGACCCTGAAGGCTTTTGCTCATTGAGAAGCTCATGTCACTTCCTTCACATTCCATCTGTGAAAGCAGAGTATTTGGCCACACCTGAGTCAGTGGCGTAGGAAGATCAATTTTGTAGGGAGGGCCAAtgaatattttgaacaaataatataataatcGATCACAAGAGGTTACTAAAGTAGTGAGTTTTCCACATTTGATTATCCTGGACTGCCTTTAACTTAATATAAAATTGTTACTTTGGCCTATTCTATGGAAACCTTAGTATCTAAATGGGATTTGACTTTTAAACGTTTTGGGGGGAAAGTAACAGTACTACGTTCACTTATCTGCTTTATAGTTCATAGTTTATGGATTACTGTACAATGTAAGTCAAATGAGAGTGTTGCTGTTATAGAGAGTGACAGGATAGTTCGGTTGGGACCCACAGAATGGTTGTACCTTGTGGGGACCTGAGATCCAGGGTCTCACTCTCAACTTTGCACATTCAGGAACTGAAAAATGATTAGGCTTTGGGGGAGAGGATTTATGTGAATCAAACTCGCAGAAGTCTTAACTGATTCACTATAAGGCCACTTGATATACTTCCAGTGAACTGCGTGCTGGCAGGCTGTTTTGGGGATAAGTTATTCTAAGCCCCAGATGATTTTATTTGGCCTTAGCAACAGTTGTCATTGAAATCCTAGGTCACAAGTTTCAAAAATACTTAATTAGAAAACTACTGATACCATTGCATTTCAGAATGCAGAGTACATGAGTTTGTTACTTCGAATTGATTCTATTTAAATGTCACTAAATTGAGAGTGAAACCTTTGGAAAACTGAGGAAATGGATTGTATTTCTCTCTCCCATATAAGCAGAGTGTCTCTGTAGGCCTGATTCTCCTGAGACCCCGATTACATTTCTAAGCACTTGATGTTGACATATGTGGGCACTGGGTGGGATGCCAAGTAGTAAGGATGACACAATCCCTGGAgcagcttaaaatatttttgagatgaTAAAACCCAGAACAGGGGCATTGCGGTCGCTAGGAACTCTCGGAATCCCTTCCCGTACATCCTGAGGTTCTCCTCAGACACCAGTCTACTCTCCTCCCCAGGGTCATGAGTGTGCTCCCGAGGGTGCAAGAGTGTCTTCTGTGTTTCAGGACCTGATGACATTTGAGGATGTGGCTGTGGAACTCACCCGGTGGGAGTGGGGGCAGCTGGACCCTACTCAGAAGGACGTGTACCGGGAAGTGATGCTAGAGAATTTCAAGAACCTGGCCTCCCTGGGTGAGCTCAGCTCCTCCAAAGCCCAAAGCCTGCCCATCATgccatctttatttctttggtgTTTAAAAGCTAGGGGTGTCTGGGCCTGTTGACTGATTTTTGCCCTGGGATTCTGGAATTAGACATTTACATTCTCTTTGGCACCCAGAGATACAGTATTTCTACTCCTTGTTCCTAGGAAAAGTCCCACTCCATATGAACTCAGAATAAGAAGTTTCATGACTCTGCTCCTGATACTTCACAATGCTTATTCTTTGGAGGCTGTCTACAAGCCTTGACCTCTGACATACACAGTCATGATCCTTTTCCTTTCCACCAGGGTTTCCAATGTCCAAACCGTATGTGATCTGCCGgttggaggaaggggaagagccCTGTATTTTGGAGAGAGAAATCTCAACAGGTGCCCCCGCAGGTGAGTGAGTTGGACCAAAGCAGATAATAAGGCCCAACCGAGAGCGGGAAGTTCCCCTGAGCCCTTGGTCAGGGGGCTTTTCTTTGAAAGGGTGAGGTCACTTGCCAGGAACCCTCAACACCAGTATTTTGAATACTTGTAGGCTTTTGTAATGTTTTTCTGGTGGGAAAAGAAGAGATGTTCATTTTCTTCCctagtgtttttatttcccttgttaCCTATCTCTGCCCACCCTTCAGGGTTCCTGGGGCTGTGCATCATCACTAGATGTCACACGGTCAGTATTAGATGGAATTTAAGGAACAACAGATGTAAGTGCCCAGCAATCCTGTATCAGCAGGGCTAAGAGAGTTAGCAAGGAACCAGACTGAACAGTTAAGTAGCCCAGAAATTAAAGGGTTACTGGCAAGGACATCCTGATGGATAAAGTCAGGAAGATCAAAGTGAGGACACTTCAAGCTTGGTTAAGCTAAGCTGCAACAGAGGTGATTCCAGGAACAAAGACTACTCCTTACTAGCTGTTGATGGAACCTCTTTGAAACTGTTTATTCCTAGGTGATTTGAGAGTACCCCGTAGGCTCCACCCCTTGGGGTAGAATTATGGACACAAAGCTCTCCTGACTCCCGTGTGTAGCCCAAGCATACTGGAGATGACAGTCTGTGTCAGTGTCCATCTCTGAGGCAGAATCAGCCCCAGGCTAGAGCTAATGCTCCTGAAAGCAGGGCTCAAATCCTGACAGCACAGGCTGGGCCTCGTCATGGGAACctagaagagaggagagagagggaagatgcTGATCTCCTCTGTATTTAGTACTCTCTTGATCTTGTTTCCTTCCAGAATGAGGGCAAGGGTCTGACGTCTGGATCTAGTCTCATCATCAATATGTCTGTTTACAATGTTCTGCAAACATGGCTGTGTTTCAGAATCTCTCGGGGAGCTTGATAAACACTCATATCCCCAGGAGCCACACAAGACCTACTGGCTCAGAATCTGGCCTCTGGGAGCCCTGGTTAGGCATTGCCAGTCATTTTACTCTTCAGAAGGGTCACTGTTATTGTATTAGCTTTCTGTTGTTGCTGAAACAAACTGTCACAAACTTAGAGGCTTTAAGCAAcatgtttattatctcacagttcatAGGTCAGAATCAAGCATGGGTCTCACAGTGTTACAaccaaggtatcagcagggctgAGTTCCTTTCTGGAGTgtctagggaagaatctgtttcctgtCCCTTTGGGTTGTTGGCAGTACCAATTCCTTGTAGTTGTAAAACTGAGCTCCTCGTTGTCTTACTGGCTGTAAGCTGAGGGGCGTTCCTAGCTTCTAGAGACTGCTACATTCCTTGGCCCCTGGGgtccttcctccaccttcaaagccagaaATGGTGGATTGAGTCCTTCTCACACCACATCTCTCTGACTCAGCCAGGAAATCTTCTCTGATTTTGAGAACTcttgtgattagattgggcccacctgaatgattcaggataatctccccatctcaaggtctgtgcccttaatcacatctgcaaagtcccttttgccatgtaaagtaacatatgtCCCTGGGATTAGAGCATGGAAATCTTTGGGGGATAATTATTCTGCCCACCACAATTACATACAGTAATATAATACAtggtatatgtatattatataatacataataatgtGTGGTGTGGACTGAGGGAAGATTTTGTGGAGGGCATCTTCCTAACCCTCCTCTCATCTTTACAATCTTTGGACTTATCTTGTGTCCTGGAGTCCAAACACTGTTCTCTCAGGTTTTCCTAATCTCCAGTCACCTGTGTATCTTATTCTTGACACCTCCAAAACTTTGTTCAGACATACACCATTCTTGGAAGAAACTGTACACCTcttttagatattattttatttattaaaattttttttttaattttattttcggctgcattgggtctttgttgctgtgtgcgggctttctctacttgtggtgagcaggggctactctttgttgcggtgtacaggcttctcattgcggtagcctcttttgttgtggagcatgggctctaggcatgtgagcttcagtggttgtagcacgtgggctcagtagttgtggctcgtgggctctaggacacaggctcagtagttgtggcacacgggcttatttgctccatggcatgtgggatcttcccggaccagggatctaacccgtgtccgctgcattggcaggcggattcttaaccactgtgccaccagggaagtccctagatattATTTTAAAGGTTAATTATCTTACATCTATTATAGGACTTTACTTCCTCTTGGCACATAGAACAGGTaataagagactgtctttttttttttttccccagactgGGAGAGAAGGCATCAAGCCAAGGAATCAATGCTAAGTCAGGGAATTTCCAAAGAAGAATTATTCCAGATAGCATCAGTGGAAAAAGACATTAGAGATGAATTCTGGTCCTCCAAACTGAAAGCAACTTGTGGTTGTGATGACCAGTTAGAGATGCATCCAAAAAAGCAGGAGAGACATCTGAAAGAAATGTCACTCACTCACAAATATACTACCACCCTTAGGAGAGATCATGAGTGGAGTGAATTTGGGACAAGTTTGGGTTTAAGATCAGTCCCTGTTAACCAACACAGTGTTCTCATGGGAGAAGGATACTATAAATGTGATACAGATTTCAGAGAGACTTCAGGGAGAAATAACTCTCAGAGAACCCATCCAGGGAAGAAATCTTGTAAATGCAATGAATGTGGGAAGTTGTTCCATTTCCAGTCAGAACTTAGGCGCCATCAGAGATGtcacactggagaaaagccctatgagtgcagtgaatgtggaagAGCCTTTGGTCATATTTCATCCCTTATTAAACATCAGAGAACTCATACTGGAGAAAAGCCCTATGAATGCAGCGAATGTGGGAGAGCCTTTAGCCAGAGTTCATCTCTTGTTCTACATTATAGatttcatactggagagaaaccctacaaatgtaatgagtgtggAAGGGCCTTTGGTCATACTTCATCCCTTATTAAACACCAGAGAACtcacactggagaaaagcccTATGAATGCAGAGAATGTGGGAGAACCTTCAGCCAGAGTTCCTCTCTCATTGTACATTACAGATttcatacaggagagaaaccctacaAATGTAATAGATGTGGGAGAGCCTTCAGCCAGAGTTCCTCTCTCACTCAACATTATAGATTTCACACcggagagaaaccctataaatgtAACGAATGTGGAAGAGCCTTTGCTCACACTGCATCCCTTATTAAACATCAGAAAAGTCATGCTGGGAAAAAAACCCTATGAATTCAGACaatgtgggaaggctttcagctggAGTACACACACCACTAAACCTCagaaaatatacatgtatgtatatatatgtgtatatatatatatatatatatatacacactcacacatatattATATGAGTGTAATGTATGTGGGAAGGCTTCTGGTCAGAGGACCTTGTTAAACATCAGACAGGACATACTAAACTGAAGCTCTGCTAATATCAAGAGAGGGAGTGGGCTTTTGTCACAACTCCTCCCTTATCAAACACCAGAGAATTCAAACTAGTAAACTATGTGAACATAATGGATTTGGAAAGGCTTTAGTTAGTGGACACACATTATTCAACATCAGACAGTTTATACTGGGGAGAAGCCTTATCTGTGTAATGAGTATAGCACAGCCTTCAGTCACATATTATtccaaaaaaaccacaaacaaaccAGATAaccatactggagagaaactcCTCAAGTACAGTAAAAACTGTCAGTAATACTTCTCTTCTTGCCTTACTAAGCAGCAGGAATACATACTAAAGAGAATCGCTGAGAAAGCAGTaaatgtgggaaggccttcaaTCACAGCACATCCCTTATTAAGCATCAGAGAATTCGTTCTTGAGAAAAACCCTGTGGACATGGTGAATGTGGGAGAGCCTTCAGCCAAACCTCTTCCCCTTATAAACATCAGCAAGCTCACCCCACTGGTTAGAAACCCTGGGGATGTAATGCATGTGGGAAAGGCTTTGGTGGATGTTCTGCCCTTTTTGCACATCAGAGAATTTGTACTAGAGTGACTCTCTGAATTTAGTGAAACTGGGAAAGCCCACTAGCCAGAAGCCAGAACTACACATATTGTATAGTTCCCTTTATATGAACTCCACTAGTAATAATGTGTGTTCTCTAACTAAAGCCTTTCCAAATCCAAAACCCTCAGCATACATTAAGGCTTCACCCAAAAGGGAAACCCTGGGAGCTTAATGAATGTGAGGAAAGTTGATTCATAAATCTAGAGCTGAAAGGAAGCTAAGAGACCACCTAGTCTGGTGATTTCCTACCTGCTGGGGGTTGTTTTTATAACCACTTGTGTTGTCTCCCCATCCTGTTACTGATGGGAGAGGGGGTGCTGTGTGGGTGAAGAGAGTGAAGGCTGAGGAAGGTGGAGGCACCAGTGACCTAGGCCAGCCATATTTTACAGCTAAGgaatctgaggttcagagagtgcCATGCCCTGGTCTATACACCTAACTGCTGGACTTCTTTCCTCCTGGTTTACAGCTATAGTTTGGGGATTGAGAGAGTGAAGGCCTTCTCTACACAAAAGCTCCATGCACTTGTTTCTCTGTAATGTTACTTTTATGAGGCAGTAGAGTACTCTTATTAAAGTTTTTGTGAGCAAAAAGcaattttaatagatctttatgcTACTAGATTTgggatttttgaaataaaaaaattttaaacatcaattaaaatatgggtattttaaaaatcaaaacctcaaaaacattatccTAAGTGAGAGTAGCCAGATGCCagggaccacatattgtatggttccctttatatgaaatggccagaaaaggcaaatcttcAGAGacaaagtagatcagtggttgcctggggctgggagtggcAACTGGGAGTGACTGCAAATATTTCAAGGAATCTCACTGGGGTGGTGGGGCTGTCCTAAAACTGGATTATGGTGATGGCTGAACAACTTGGTAAATTACTAAAATTCACTGAAATgtgcaaataaaattaaattttatggtatgtaaattatacctcaactgtttttcaaaaatcaaatataCAGACATACCAACTATCGCTAAACCAATTTTCCTATCTCGTTTGTTACTTcaagccatctgtgtgtctttgcTATCACTTTCTATTTTCTGTAATGGTTATTCCTAAGCTTACTGGGTCTCAAGTTCATATCATGTTGTCTCTGCAACCTATGTGGAGAAGCCAAGACCAAGAGCTGTCATAGGCCAGAGGAGTCTTGGCTAAAGGAATTAGCTTGCACTAAGGACAGTCGTTCAAACATTTAAAGTCCAGATGAGTTAGCTGAGCCCAGAATTCAGGGAACCAGCTCAAAGTGGGGCCATGCAGACAAGCAGGATCTAGGGGTACAAGAGGTTGGCAGAGGGGAGTAGGCAGGTAGAAGGCACAGGAGGCATCTGGACAGCTAAGATCATGATGCCAGCCTAGGAGCCTGAAAATCATGGGAAATTCTTCCCAGAGATTCAAAGTTCACAAGcagaaatagcaaatattttacatTAGTAACAGCTTAGTTTGCTCTATCACACATTCTTTCCCTCCAGTGCCCTTCTCTAACCCCTGCCCAGGTCACTTTATATACCTGGATACCTGCAACAACTTTGTAGCTGGTCTTTGCCTAACATctgtcccttcc belongs to Pseudorca crassidens isolate mPseCra1 chromosome 14, mPseCra1.hap1, whole genome shotgun sequence and includes:
- the ZNF514 gene encoding zinc finger protein 514, with product MPGVTQLAPRSLNPGRTAGTRPEDRDLDLVKGHRPLAPAMDSTASVLPSQDPVLPPERCPGEKGTASLSLKARPQDLMTFEDVAVELTRWEWGQLDPTQKDVYREVMLENFKNLASLGFPMSKPYVICRLEEGEEPCILEREISTGAPADWERRHQAKESMLSQGISKEELFQIASVEKDIRDEFWSSKLKATCGCDDQLEMHPKKQERHLKEMSLTHKYTTTLRRDHEWSEFGTSLGLRSVPVNQHSVLMGEGYYKCDTDFRETSGRNNSQRTHPGKKSCKCNECGKLFHFQSELRRHQRCHTGEKPYECSECGRAFGHISSLIKHQRTHTGEKPYECSECGRAFSQSSSLVLHYRFHTGEKPYKCNECGRAFGHTSSLIKHQRTHTGEKPYECRECGRTFSQSSSLIVHYRFHTGEKPYKCNRCGRAFSQSSSLTQHYRFHTGEKPYKCNECGRAFAHTASLIKHQKSHAGKKTL